CAGGGAGCCAGTGGACATAGTTGAACCCATTGGTTTTGCCTCCGGCTCTGTAGTGACAAGCAGGGCTGCCTCTTACTGGGTTGGAGTGAGGCAAGCTGAGCCCTAGGAATTCCTGCCAGAGACAGTGAGGGGCGGGCCCCTAGGCTTGGGGTTGTTACCAGTTGTGGCTGCCCTTTTCCGAAGAGCAATGCAGGGTGATGGGCCCAGAGAGCTGGGTTAGCAGGGGCCAAGCTCATGGTATAAACACTGCTTCTGGGCTGAGAGATTGAAGTGGTCTCAGGGTAGCTAGGGGTGTGGGCTCTGAGCACTTCAGAAGGCTGCCCTGGGCCCCTTAACCCAAGGCCGTGAGAATGTTGGCCCAGAGCTATTTCCGTCTCACCTCACTAGTCAGGCTGAGTCCTCAGGCCACAAGCGACAGGCTGGAGCAGGGCCAGGGActtgggggatggggagaggaacGGGAGAGTGGAGGACAGCTACAAACTCAGATCAGCCTCCGAGATGGGGTCAGCTCCTGCTCCAGCCCTTTAGCCTCATTAGCGGGGCCCAGCTCCTGGCGTGTCTGGGCACTAGAGTGGCCTTAACAGCACCTTGGTCCTTATCGCTGGGGGGAGGGCTGGCCTCATCACCAAGACAGTCACCTCTAATTCACCTAAAGCCTCAAGCAGCCTTTGCAGAATGGGACTTTAAACAATAGTGACAGGACATTGAAATATTCACGACATGACAGCTGGGTCCTTGTCAGACCCAGCTGGGCCACAGCCCTGCCTGCAGCATGTGACCCTAAATCCTGGGTCTCAGGAGACCCTGACGTGTGGAGCAGGTTTCCTGAGGGATCTGCTGTTGCCAGCAGAGGAAACCCAGGCTTGTTGCCCACTGTGTCGGCAGCAGGGGTCCTGTAGCCTTGGAGGacggtggggtaggggtggggggacaTCTGACCAGCAGGTGTTGGCAATGGGGGACCAGGACTGGTGGCATCTCCCAGATGGGGCTGAGACCGCTAGCGCTGGCTTCCCACAGAAGGTGCTGGGTCCAGCCAGGTACAGATGGCGCTGTGGTGCCTCGTGGACGCCACAGGGCGCAGTGACCACGGGCCTCCTCCTGGCATGGTCCCTGCCTCCTGATGGGGCCTGGCCTGTTCCCTTGAGTAGGGAGCAGTTTACCCAGGACAGAAGGCTGGCAGCTGGGTGCCAGACACCCACCCTGGGGCACAGCTGCCATCACTCCCTGCCCCATGCTCAGCCTAGGCCAATGCACCACCACTTCGGCTACATGACCCCTGGCCTAGGGCCATGCTGGCCCCGGTGGGCAGTGGCCAGAGCTGCCCCTCAGACCCTGGTGAGGAAGGGCCTGGCTGGCCAGACCGAGTGGACAGAGAGGGCTCTGGGCTGCTCACACCCACTCCTGGACTGGCCGCTTATAGTAGGTGACAGGCTGAGGGCCTGCCTTGTTCTTGAACTGGAAGATGGTGTAGACCAGCACCAGGATGCAGAGGGACAGGATGCAGGGGATGACCACGGCCACTGCAttcacagagcctggcacgtCGTTGATGGTCACCATGATGTCCACATCGTCCTGGGGCAGCCGCCGCTCCTTGCGCCTCTCCACCTCCTTCTGGTTGCAGCCCATCCAGTCACGCAGGATGTTGCGCGGGTAGCCTGGCTCCACGCTTAGTTTCTGGTTGTCGAATTTCCAGTAGTCCCGGCCCTTGTAGAAGTAGGTGTAATCTGCAGAAACACGGCCCATCATCACCATCCCAGACACTTCCCTGCACCTGTTCTGCACCAGCGTGAGGGCCCAGGGTGCTGTGGCAGCGTGGAGGAGGGGCGCCTCTCGCACCTGGGAGGAGCCCAAGAGGAGCTCTGAAAGGCGGGTGGGCACGTGACGTGGTGGGGGCGTGTTGGAACTCCTGGAGGTAGGCATGCGGTGCCTTGCACACCCTGCAAGTGGTGTGGCTGGTCGTGGAGGATGACCTGCCCAGCTGCAGAGAGGCACCTGGGACCTGGAGCAGCCCACCCTGTCATCTCAAAGGTGCTGGGAAGCCACTGAGGGGCTGGAAGTAGCATTGGTAAGCTCATTTTGTGCTTCCCAGACAGGACTCTTCTCAGCCCtgggtctcagctctgccatcctGTGCCCATAGCCTCGCCCTTCCCCCATGTGAGTCAGATCAAGCCCCCAACTTAAGGCTTGGATGGCACTGTCTCCGTAGCTCTAGGGCTGAGCCAGCTCCTGCCTGAGccaagggaggcagggagaaagaTTTCTCCCGTTGACGGAGGGCACCACCTCTTCGCAGTTATCATGGACTTTTTTTGGCTTGGCACACGTGACTGTGCAACACAGATTGCAGGGTCGCTGGGaccctgctgggggaggggctggaaggaaaagaggcagcaggGCTTGGCAACCACCACAAGGCTTCCTGCAGCAGCCTTATCGCCCCGCCAGTCCACAGACACAGAGCAACTCACACTCTCCTATTGGCCGGCTCCCCACCTTGGCTGGGATTTTCATTGGCTGAAGTTCTTGATGTCACCTGTCTCTGAGGCTCCCCAGAAAGTGAGACCATGTGTGTAAAGCATCAGGTACACAGGAGAGCCACCAAATAGCAGCTCTGCCCCTGTGGCTGCTGGCTTTCTTACCGGTGACGTCTCCTTGGAGAGCCCTTCCTGACGACCCTCTCTCACATGGCCCTCTCCCTAGATGCTCTCTGGCAAATGCTTTCCCTTATTGCATTTGTTCCCACTTTGTTTTTTGCCTCTAGACTGGGAGCCAGGGATGCAAGGCAAGTCTTGTTCTAAGCTCCATCCCCAGCCCTCCCACACAACCTGGCTCTCAGCAATTATTGTGGAGTAAATGAATGACACCTGACATTCCATAAAAACTAAAACACCCCAAcaagatgataatgatgataacagCTAAAACTTAGTAAGCAGTGGAGGTGGGATATGAAACCAGCCAGGCTGGCTCCAGGGTCTGTGCTTTTGACCAGATGAGCAGAGATGGATTCAACAAATAGCCATGGATAGCCACTCTGCACCTGGCAAGTCCCAGCCCCTCTTCTTGAGAAGCTTCTAGTCCGGAGCAGGGAGAGGCTGTGAGTCAGCCTGGCCTCCAGGAGGAGCTTAGGAAATGTTTCATAATTAGAAAATGCTTCTCTTTTATCTTTAAGCCCTGTGAAAAAGCACCTTTGAACCACCACATCCATCATTTCAGATCTGCTACCTTGAGGGACTCCTAGAGTACACCTGAGGACCACTGTTTGAAAAATGCTATCTGAGGGAATGAAGTCAGTCTATGAAAACATCTCTCAATTGCGAATGATCCCTACAGATGAGAAATTGTGACTTGGCCGCTGGTAAGAGAGGATTAATTTACTGTGTAGACATGGGTCGATATGAGGCACTTGTCTTTACCACCAGGCGGTGTTTCTCAAACCTGGATACCTTGAGAGTATGCCCGTGGGCCCCGGTGAGACCCACGTAAAATCAGACTCCCCCTCACAAAACCCGGCCGGTTTCTTACGTACATCCTTCCTTGCTGATGAAGGCCCCTTGGGGAGCCTGGGGGATGCCCTTCCACACGGTGATGGGCTTGGGATAGCCAGGGTCCGTGGCCCGCCGCTCCTCGCTGTAGCGCCAGTACCGCTCGCCTTTGAAAAAGTAGGTCTTGCCCACAGGTTCCCAGCGCAGAGCTGTGTCAATGCCTTCTCGGGGCAGACAGCTGCCCAGCTCCCCCAGGCTGTGGGGGTACCCAGGCTCCACCGTCACCTCCTTAAACACCCAGTACTTGTCACCTGTGGCCAAGAGGAACCCAGGATTAGCCTTCCTCGGTCATTCACGCTGGAGGTTGTGGATAGAGCCACTTGCCCATCATCCACTGGGACCAAAGTCACTCATAGAGCCAGTGTCAGGGGGAGACGGCCCTGGTCCTGCTTGATCCCTGTGGCGGAGGAGGCTGAGGCCTCTTGGCTCAGGCAGAGCTTAGGGGGCAAGAAGCCAGAATCCAGTCTCAGATCCTGGGCAACTCGCCCCACGCTGCCCAGGCTCCGTGCCCCACCCTCTTTTCCTTTCGTGTGACttgctcctttttcctttccgGGTGACCTCAGCCTCTCACGGCTTCACACACACACTAGTACTCCCCCAGCCTTCTACCAGTGACACCCAACTCTGAGGCTGCCGCTCTCCCAGTGGACCTGGGCACCAGGCCCAGGACCCTGATTGCCCACCGTCCTCTGGGCATTTCCAGGTCGGCTTCCGGAgttcctcctctccaccccaggggctccctccctcaccaccTGTCTGCCTCCCAGTGTCCCCAAGAAGGTGGCATCAccccctctttccttctcctctcagcACTTAGCCTCTCACAAGGCCTTGTCAGCCTCCTAGCCTCACTGCTCCTCCCTGGTACAGGCCTTACAGACATCGCTCTCCTCAACTCCAGCAGCCGTCTCAGAAACggcctcctgcctctgcctggaTTGCCGCCTGCCCTCTGGCTCTCTGCTGCTCAGAAACAAACAGTGAACTTCCAGCATTGCCCTGATGGGTTAAGACCACAGTCCGGCTGGGCAGCCAGGGCTCCTCAGGACTCTCCCCTAAACTACCTTTCCAGGCCACTTCTCACAGCTCTCCGGTGGGGCTCCAGGGCTGTCTGGTGGGTCTTCTAAAGCCCTTTGAACTACTcctttgcccatgctgttccTTCCCCTTGGAATGCTTTTCTCACTCCTCACTATCTGAATCTTACTCTTCTGAGGCCTGGCCCAAGTCAAGATAATCGAAGTAAAACAACCTAGCACAGGGTGGGCCTGCCATACAGCTAGTTCCCCTCCACCCCCGGCCTCTGCAGCCTGCGCGGCCTCCCCCTCCAggctctcacagaactcacaGGGCGGCCTTCCACGGAGCACTGGATGGTCTTCAGTTGTCTGCACCTCCCTCTACTTTGTGGGGGTGAGGCTTGTCACCCCACCAACTTCGGCACATACAGACCCTCAGCAGTCACTCCCTGACTTAATTTCTCTGCCTGCAGGGATCTGTCCTGTCAGATGGCAGTGTTTCTGTTAGGGCTAGAAGGACCCTTGCAGCtcatctgcctcccaccctgcctCTTCCAGTTTACAGGTGGAAAAACGGGGTCCCGAGAAGGGCAGGAAAGCGTGCCAGGTCCTTCTGCACAGGCCACGTTACCTTTGAAGAAGACAAATCTTCCATCAGCCCTTTCATAGGCTGCGTCTATGCGGGCGGGCAGGCCTTTCCAGAACTGCTCGATCTGCATGGGGTAGCCCTCCTGTACCCGGTTATTGCGCAGGCGCCAGAACCAGCGATCCTGGGGGTTAaggcaaggaaagaaagaggcataGCCTTTGAACCCAGTGATCTCGGCCCTGGGGCTCAGGCCCCAACAACCCAACACGTTCCCCTGGGCCCAGCCTTGCAACCCTCCCTGATGTCTGCTTCTATCTTTCAAAGCCCAATGAGGAAGATAAAATGCCCATCAACTCTCTTCACATAAGGGTCCTGATGGCTCTTGCTGCCCAAGGGGCCATGAGACAGAGCTAGCAGACAGGCCTGGTGGGCAGAGGAGGCGtcgtgggggggcgggggggagctgGAAGGGATGATGCAGGGTCCGGGATGACCACATGAGGGCAGCAGAGAGTCACCGACGTCAGCagggcccctccccaggctggtgggaagcaggggTTGGTCACTGAGCCCGGGCAGAGCGCCCTCCTCACGGCTGGCTCCAGCCAGCAGGGTAAGGTCTGTGGGAAGCAAGCCGTGGAAATTCCCCCAAGCCCCGGGTGTgaattcagtttcctcctcttacAGTTGCGTGACCTGGGGCTCAGTACTTGAAGAGCCTCACCTGCAAAGGGGGGTAATAGTGGGGGTCAGATGAGAGATTATAGGtgaagtgcctagaacagtacaGGGCACATAGTCAACGTTAAGTAAATGGCAGCTCAATAGGCCAAGAATGTGAAAAAAGCCCCCCTCCTCAAATTGGTGCCTGGTCCCACTGCAGCCCTGGTTGGTAGGCAGTCTGGGCGAGGCCTGTAACCTCCTAGGACCTCGGTTTTCTTACGTGTGAATGGGAATGATAAAACCCAGACTTGCTTAGGAACCGTTCAGTTGGAGGATCCAAGGGTGCAGAAGAATGAACATGATACATAAAAAtggtacaggggcttccctggtggcacagtggttaagaatccgcctgccaatgcagggaacacgggttcaagccctggtccgggaagatcccacaggccgcggagcaactaagcctgtgcaccacaactactgagcctacgctctagagcccacgagccacaactactgagcccgcatgccacaactagtgaagcccacatgcctagagcccgtgctctgcaacaagagaagccaccacaatgagaagcccgcgcatcacaacgaagagtagcccccgctcaccgcaactagagaaagctcgcgcgcagcaacgaagacccaacgcagccaaaaaaaaaaaggtacaaaagctagaaaagttttttttttttaggtgttttACGAAGCACTTTCACATCCAGTTTTTTAAACCTTATTTTGACTTTCACAACTCCTGTTAAGTAGATCTGAGATACACAGAGTCTTAGGGAAGGCCAAGTGACTCTCCTTGAGCCACGCAGTGAGAGCAGGACTGGGGCTGACCCCTGTCGCCTGATTCTTGGTCAGAGCTCAAAGCTTGCTGGCGAGAATTCCACAAGGTGAGTGGGGCAGCTCTCCACAACCAGCCAGTGTGACAGAGACACGCTGTCAGCGGAGGGCCTCTTGTGCTGGTGGCCGGGAGTGTGGTCAGCAGGCAGTTTTCAACTGTCAACCTCGCTGGGGATGGCCTagctccagagagctccctcaagGTCATGCCCCCCCTCACCCATTGACTGAATAGTTTCAGCCATTTGGGGCCCAACACGGGACAACTCTGACGGGCCATTCTAGCTCCGGAACTCGCTGTGGGCGTGGCCGGGTCTGCAGTGGGTCTAGTTGCTGCTTATCTTCTCCTGCCCCATCgtgcttccctcccctccttcccacaGATGTGGATCCCAGAGGTGCTCCCTGGTCAAAATCTTGCATCCCAAATACTGTCCCAGAGCCTGCTTCCCTGAGAACCCAACTGCAACACACTGAGCAGGCTGCCACCCTGCAACCCATGGCTAGAGGGACAGGAACAGACCAGGGGACAAGATGTAGCCTGGCCAGCTTCCTGTCAGGCGGTCCTCTGAACCAGCCCTGGCGGAATCTGGAGACAGATGCAGCCACTGCTCTGCCAGCCCCTACTCCAAGCCAACGTCTTCACAGCCATGACTCCTTTGATCTGCACGCACCCTTCATTAGAGAAATGACCCTCCCAGCcctcagatggagaaactgaggtccagacaAGGGAGGTGACTTGCTCAGAGTCACAGAGTGGAGGCCGGTCTCCAGCACTTTTCCCCCACTGTTAACCCTCAGGAAGGGGCAGGGTCACCGCTTCCCACCTCCCTCTTGGAAACAAGTCCATTCACCCAGCAGCACCAGGAAGAGACCTCATGGCCTGGCTGCTGGGCTAGCTCCCCTCCAGGCCCCACAGCAGGCCTAATCCCAGAGCAGCAGCTCTCTCCCGCCCCAGGTGGGGGAAGGAGTGGAAGGGGAGCCCCGAGGTCCTACCTTGAACACAAACATCTCGCCCCGGAAGAGGGCCACCGTGTTGAAGTTGCCGTCACAGATGTTAGGTTTGGCGCCTGGTGTGGCTGGCCGGTCCCCCAGGGGTGGCCGAGGGGGCCTGGGCTGGCGCTCATGCTTCCTCTCAGACGGTGAGTGGATCCTGCGGACGGGGAGTGTGGGGAGGGGCCTTGTGGGCTCCAGGGGCTCTGCGGGGGGTCCTGGAGAGAGGGGCTGCATCTTAGAGAAGGGCCAGGCGTGCCCTGCCCCCCGCTGCCATTGCCTCATCCTCACCCGGGCAGCTCTGAGACAAGCCTGTCACACTCCAGCCTCCTGTCCCCCCCTCCCATTGTTTACTCCCCCAGTCTTTGAGAAAATCCATGAAAAGAGCCATTAAATGGGAACTCCCATCTTTCCACCCCCAAATCTGgtatcttctctttcttctctcctgttaTGAGAGAGGACATGTCCCTTCTTAGGCTCAGTGTCCCCTACGCTCTCTGTCTGCTCCCCCCATTCTTTATCCTGCTCCAGCATGGCCTCTGCCTCGTCACCCATTGAAACTGCTGTCAAGATCACCAATGACCTCCATGTTGCCAAATTCAACATTACTTGACCCAAACTTTGACGTCCATATGAATCATTCAGGGATCTTGATAAAATGCAGATTGTGACTCagagggtctggggtggggccttaGATTCTGTGTTTCTTCAAGCTCTCAGGTGATGCCAGAGTTACTGGTCTGAggcccacactttgagtagcaagatcATACAAACACTTTCCTTGAAacactcttctctcttttccagaACCCTGCactctcttggttttcctcctacctcgTGTACTGTTCCTTCTCAGCCTGCTTTGCTGGCGGCCTTTCCTCATCCACCCGGCTCTAAAGGTCGGCATGACCCTgggtcctctcctctcccctcccgtccccttctctgtctgtctgtctgtctctgtctctctctctgtctttctctctctattttgGTCCTAGGTCAGTGCGTCTCAACTTGGGTTGCATATTaggatcacctggggaacttttaaAACCCCCTACCCCGATGTTCAGAAgtcaccccagaccaattaaaacCAAATTTCTGGGGGTGAAGGCTGggtatcagtatttttttttttttttttttttttgtggtacgcgggcctctcactgttgtggcctctcccgttgcggagcacaggctccggacgcgcaggctcagcggccatggctcacgggcccagccgctctgcggcatgtgggatcctcccggaccggggcacgaacctgtgtcccctgcatcggcaggtggactctcaaccactgcgccaccagggaagccccagtattttttaaaattgaaatcccAAGGTGATTCCAATGCACTGCCAAGTTGAGAATCACTACCCGAAGGGATCTCTTCCAGGTTCATGGCTTTAAAGACCTCCGTTCAAGCCGTCCCACAGAACGTTCTATGATGATATACATGTCCTAtgtatctgcactgtccaatacaggagtctctagccacgtgtggctattgagcacttgaaatgagcGACTAGTTATTAGTGCGGCAGAAgaactgaagttttaattttatttaattctaattaatataaatttaaatagccacatgtggctagtggctaccgtatTGAACACCAGAGATCTCAGATCAATATTCCAGCCCACATCTCTGAGCTACAGAGGTCAATCTATTGCTCCACAGTTACAAAAGCCAGAAACCTCACCCCTGTGTCTAATCTATCAGCAAATAGcgtccattttattttcaaaagaccTCCTAGTCCCCACTACCTGTCCAGTCCTCTGCTGCCTCACCTGTGGAGATCCTGCCCATCCTCCAGGCTTTGGGTGGGGCGACCTCCTCTGTGAGGTCCTCAGGGCCTCCAAGAAGAGCCCTCCTCCCGTACTGCACAGCCTGGGGGCTGTAGGGGCCGTGCCATGTGGACATGCGTTTGCCGTAATAAACTGGTCTTCCCATCTCCACCGACTTGACGAGAACAAGAACTTCCCACACCAGTGTGAACAGAGAATGGGGTGGCATGGTAGCAGGCCCCTCAAATCTTATCAAGATATCAGCctagtttgtctttttcttgtttaagAAAAAAGCTCTGGTAATAATACTTATCCTATTGTATCACCATTACTTGGGCAGATGGGTGACTCTCTTGGCTAGAGGTGGGACCCCTTGAGAGGAAACCACAGGAGGTGAGAGGGAGGTGTGTGGAGGGGGGAGGCGGGTAGAGTAGGGGGAGTGGGAGGCTCTCTGTTCACTTTTGTCCCTCCCAGTTGCAGCTCAGACCCTCCCCTGGGTTTCCCAAGTgtgcagggaaggaggggggtgggggaggagcctTGCAGACAGCAGTCAGAGGCCCAGGTCCCCAGCCGCCCCCCAACCCTCCGCCCCGACAGGCAGGCAATCATGGCCCAGCCCAAGGAAGGAACGGTGGCCCCTCCCCCCTGCCACACACCGTAGATCTTCTGGATGCCCTGGAGATCATCCTGAGGCAGCTTGAAGTTGTGTGTCTCCATGTACTGGTAGAAGGGTGCCATGATGGCGCTGGGGTCGTTGGAGTGCTCCAGTCCCAGCGCGTGGCCCAGCTCATGCACGGCCACCAGGAAGAGGTCGTTCCCTGtggagggggagatggggaggtgCCCAGGGCACCCGCTCAGGTGTCAGTCAGTCCATCCATTACTTCAGCAAACACCTAGCATAAgctttgtgccaggccctgtcccGGACACTGGGACATACACACCCCTACCTTCTAGAACTCTCCGTATAGTGGTGGATAGggacagagaaacaaaataagtgaaattaGTGTTCCAGGTGCTTCTACAGCTGTCTATAAGGGTCGAGTGAGGATTCCGAGGAAGGAGGAGTCATTTACGCTTGAAGGAAGATGTTCAGGGAAAGCTTCATGAAGGTGAAGCTTAAGGTGAGTCTAGAAAGATAAGAAGTTGGTCAGCAGAAAGGATTcagtgggaaggagagggagaggggcggAGGTGGCATTGCTGGCTGAGAGAATGCTATGAACAACGTCCAGGGACAAGCAGTTTCATTCCACTTGGCTCCGGAACAAAGCAGGGGGGGAGGGCCAGAGGGAGATGAGGTCAGCCAGGCTGGCACGCAGGGCTTGTGATGCCATGCAAAGGAATTTGGATTGGCTTCTTGGCCAGTGGGGGGTTTAAGCAGGTTGGTGTCGGGGACGGGGGTGCTGGTGGTGACATGATGaaatcactctggctgcagtTGGAGGAAGGATTAGG
The sequence above is a segment of the Orcinus orca chromosome 16, mOrcOrc1.1, whole genome shotgun sequence genome. Coding sequences within it:
- the MMP24 gene encoding matrix metalloproteinase-24, translated to MPKSRGGRAAPGLSPPPPGLAPRWSLWRAPERLLLLLPALCCLPGAARAAAAAAAAGAGDRAARAAEAEAPFAGQNWLKSYGYLLPYDSRASALHSGKALQSAVATMQQFYGIPVTGVLDQTTIEWMKKPRCGVPDHPHLSRRRRNKRYALTGQKWRQKHITYSIHNYTPKVGELDTRKAIRQAFDVWQKVTPLTFEEVPYHEIKSDRKEADIMIFFASGFHGDSSPFDGEGGFLAHAYFPGPGIGGDTHFDSDEPWTLGNANHDGNDLFLVAVHELGHALGLEHSNDPSAIMAPFYQYMETHNFKLPQDDLQGIQKIYGPPAEPLEPTRPLPTLPVRRIHSPSERKHERQPRPPRPPLGDRPATPGAKPNICDGNFNTVALFRGEMFVFKDRWFWRLRNNRVQEGYPMQIEQFWKGLPARIDAAYERADGRFVFFKGDKYWVFKEVTVEPGYPHSLGELGSCLPREGIDTALRWEPVGKTYFFKGERYWRYSEERRATDPGYPKPITVWKGIPQAPQGAFISKEGYYTYFYKGRDYWKFDNQKLSVEPGYPRNILRDWMGCNQKEVERRKERRLPQDDVDIMVTINDVPGSVNAVAVVIPCILSLCILVLVYTIFQFKNKAGPQPVTYYKRPVQEWV